GTCAATCGCGGCAAGCGCAGCGTTGTCCTCGATCTGAGAACCGAGGAGGGGACCGCGACGCTTCGCGCGCTCATCGAGACGGCCGACGTCTTCATTCATTCCATGCGGGCGAAGGCGATCGCCAAGCTCGGATTCGACTACGACTCGGTCGCGGCCATCAACCCGAAGATCATCTACGCCAACTGCTATGGCTACAGCAGGCGTGGTCCGGACGCCGAGCGTCCGGCCTACGACGACACAATTCAAGCTGAGTGCGGACTGCCCGCGGTCCAGAAAGAGCTGACCGGTGACGCCACCTACGTGGCGACGATCATGGCGGACAAGGTCACCGGGCTGACGGCGCTCTACGCGATCATGATGGCGCTGTTCCATCGTGAGCGTACCGGGGAAGGACAGGAAGTCGAGGTCAGCATGTTCGAGACCATGGCATCCTTCATGCTGGTCGAACATGCCAACGGCGCCATGTTCGACCCCCCGCTCGGCCCGGCGATCTATCCGCGTACCGTCGCACCGAACCGCCGCCCGTACAAGACGAAAGACGGCTACGTCGCCGCGCTGATCTACAACGACAAGCACTGGAACGCGTTCATCGCCTCGGTGCAGCCGGCGTGGAACTGCGACGAGTTCGCGACGCTTGCGCAGCGCGCCAAGCAGATTGACCGCGTATACGGGTTGCTGGCGCAGACCATGCTGGAGCGAACCACCGCCGAATGGCTCGCGTTGTTCGCCGAATTGGAAATTCCGGCCACCCCGATCAACACCCTCGATTCGCTGTTCGATTCTCCGCAGCTGAACGCGGCCGGCCTGTTCGAGACCGTTGACACGCCCCAAGGACCCGTCAAGTTTCCCGGTGTGCCGACGTGGTTCTCGCACACGCCGGGACGGGTGGCCGGGCCGGCGCCGCTGCTCGGCGAGCACACCGTCGAGATCCTGGCCGAGCTAGGGCTTGACGGCGCCGAGACGACGCTTTCTGACAGAAATCGGTCGGAATCCGTCAACAACCGTAGTTTCGGCGCAGCGGAGGCGGGGTAGGTCATGGATTTCGAAATGGGACAGCGGGCCACCGAACTGCGCAGCGAATTGCGCGAACTGGTGAAAAGCCATGTGCCCGAGCACTTCCTCGGCGCATTCACCGACGATCCGGCCGACCTCGAAACCGCTCAGGCGTTCTGCCGCCTGCTCGCCGAACGAAACCTGCTGTGCCTGGCCTGGCCGGAGGAGTTCGGCGGGGGCGGCGCGTCGGTGTGGGAACAGACTGTGGTGCGCGAGGAGATGTGGGCGCACCACGAACCGCGCGGTGCCCAGTACATGGGCGTCAACTGGGTCGGCCCGATCATCATGCGCCACGGCACCGAGGAGCAGCAGCGTAAACACCTGCCGCCGATCGCCCGCGGCGAAGTGATCTGGTGTCAGGGGTTCTCCGAACCCGAATCGGGGTCCGATCTCGCCTCGCTGCGGACGACAGCGCGGCGGGACGGCGACGGCTGGCTCGTGAGCGGCCAGAAGATCTGGACGTCCTACGCGACCATGGCGCAGTGGTGCTTCCTGCTCGCGCGGACGTCCAAAGGTGAAAAGAAACAACAGGGTCTGACGATCTTCCTGGTTCCCATGGACGATCCGGCGATCCAGGTGCGGCCGATCCGGTGCATGATGGGGCCGCATCACCTCAATGAGGTGTTCTTCGACGATCTCCGGGTCACCGAGGCTGACGTGCTCGGCACCGTCGACGCCGGCTGGTCGATCGTGCAGGACGTGATGTCGTTCGAACGCGTGGGAATCGCTCGTTACGCGCGAAGTGAGCGGCTGCTCGCGGCGGCGCCCACCGTGCTCGGCGACCGCTGGGACGACCTGCCCGCCGAACTGCGGGGCCGGTGGGTGCGGATGTTGACGCACTGCCGTCGCGCCCGACTGCTCGCGTACCGCATCGTCGAATTGCAGAGCAGCGGACGGATTCAGCCCGGCGACGCCGCGGCGTACCGGATCGCGGTCACCAAGCTCGACCAGGACAGCGCCGAGGTCCTGATGGACATCGCGGCCGAGGTATCCCACGACGACCCACGCGCGAAGTGGTTCCTCGGTGAGGTCGACGACCACTGGAAGTACTCGCAGGCGTCGACCGTTTCGTCTGGAAGCATTGAGATGCAACGGATCCTGTTGTCGCGAACCATGCTGGCAGGGGCGACGAAATGATCCTCGATCTCAGCGACGACGCCAAGGAGTACGGCCGCGAGGCGCTGCGCGCATTCGAGTCGGCGGGTGGCGATCAACTGGTTCAGCAAGCAGAGGCCAAACCCGATGCCCGCGAGTCGCTTGCGGGTCCGGTCCTCGCCGGACTCGGCGCATGGGAACTCGACCCGCGCACCGACGCCGACGGGTTGGAGGCCTCCGCAGCGTTGTGTCGCAGCGCGGGCTACTGGGCCGTCCCGTACCCGGTGGCCGAACGCCTCGCCGCTCCAACGGATCTCGACGTCGACGGTCTGGTCGTCATCGGTGGCGCGCGGCCGTCGGCTGCGATCGGCGGGCTCGAATCTCGGTGGGCGGCTGTGACGCTAGACGGCCAACGCAGCAACGTGACGGGTAAGGGTGCGACGGGCCCCGCGTTCGTCGCCGAACTGCAACTTGCCGCGGTCGACGAGGAGGGGACAGCCGATGTCGCGCTGGGATTGGTGCTGCCATGTTGGACGCTGCTCGGCATGCTGGACCGCGCCATCGAACTCACCGTCGCGCATGTGAGCCTGCGCAAGCAGTTCGGTCAAACACTGTCGTCGTTCCAAGGCGTGCAGTTTCAGCTCACCGACGCCGAAGTCGAACGCAGCGGCCTCGACATCCTCGCGAAATACGCACTCTGGAGCATCGCGACGGATTCGCCGGATGCGCTGAATGACGCGCTGGCTCTGCGGATGTCGGCCATCGAGGCCGCGGAGGTCGTGTTCCGGGTGTGCCATCAGCTGCACGGTGCGGTCGGGTTCTGCGACGAGACGACGCTGTCGTGGCTGTCGCGCTACAGCCAACCGCTGCGCCGACTGCCGCTGGGCCTGTCGGCCACCCGCGACGAGCTCACCCGCAGGGTCGGCAGCACCGGGCTGACGGGACTGTTCTCGTGAAGGTAGCTGTCATCGGGACGGGATTCGGAAAGCACGCCGCTGCTCCCGTGTACGAGTCCCTGGGTTTCGAGGTCGAGGTGGTCAGCCCACGCGACGCGGCCGAGGTGCAGCGCGCGATCGCATCAGACGTCGACCTGGTCTCTGTGCATTCGCCGCCGTTCATGCACTACGACCACGTCATGGCGGCACTCGGACACGGGCATGCGGTGTTGTGCGACAAGCCCTTCGGCCGCAACGCCGACGAGGCGGAGGCCATGCGCGACGCCGCCAACCATGTCGGAGTTCCACACTTCCTGAACTTCGAGTTCCGCTTCAACGAGGCGTGGACGAAGCTCAAGGAACTCGCCGACGGCGGCGCGATCGGCACGCCAAAGCACCTCAGTTGGACGTTCTTCGGCAGCGGACTGCGCGGCCGCAAGTACGGGTGGATAAACGACCGCGACCTCGGCGGCGGATGGATCGGCGCCTACGGCTCACACCTGATCGACTACACGCGGTGGCTGTTCGGCGGCGAGATCATCGACTGCGGGGGAGTCGTGCGCATCGACGGGTCACCGCCCGAGGCGACCGCCGAAGACGCGTACTCAGCATGGTTTGCCATGGACAACGGCTGCACAGCAACCCACGACACCGGGTTCGCCGCCGCGGTGCCGATCGCCCCGCGCGCCACGCTGCTGGGCAGCGACGGCACCATCGAGCTGACCGCCGACACGACACTCGTCGTTCACGGCCAGGAAAACGAGACATTCCAATTCGCCCCGCCACCACGGCGATCCCCGCCACCCGCGCTGTCCGCGTTCCTAGGCCGGGTCGCCGACGCACTACGGACCGGCGACCGGATCACCCCGTCGTTCGACGACGGCGTCGCGGTCGCGCAGGTGATGGACATGCTGAAGGCGAAAGTGGCATGACCGACGACCTCGACGCGTTCCGTCAACACGTCCGCGCATGGTGCGCCGAACACATCCCTCGCGACTGGCGGGCAGCGCAGACCGGCGCCACCAACGAAGAGTTCGTGGCCTTCCAGAAAGACTGGTTCGCGACGTTGCACAGCGCCGGTTTCGCTGTCCCGCACTGGCCGAAGGAATGGGGCGGCGGGCTCGGCACCGCCGAACAGGTCGTGCTCTACCAGGAATTGGCCGCCCACGACGCGCCGCGACTCGTACTCGCGTTCGTCGGCATCCACCACGCCGCATCGACCCTGCTCGTGGCGGGCACCGACGAACAACGCCGCCGCCACCTGCCGGCGATCCTGGACGGCGAGATCTGGGTGCAGGGTTTCTCCGAACCGGAGGCCGGCTCCGACCTGGCATCGCTGCGCACATCGGCCCGTCGCAACGGCGACACCTTCGTCGTCAACGGCCAGAAGCTGTGGGCCAGCGGCGGTAAGCACGCCGACTGGTGCCTGCTGCTCGCACGCACCGACCCTGAAGCGCCCAAACGCAAGGGGATTTCGTACTTTCTGCTCGACATGAAGACACCCGGCATCGAGGTGCGGCCGATTCGCAACGCCATCGGCGATTCACACTTTTGCGAGATCTTCCTCAACGACGTCGTCATCCCCGAGTCCAACCTCGTCGGCGCCGAGAACGCCGGGTGGCAGGTCGCCCAGGCTACGCTCGGTGCGGAACGTGGAATGACGATGCTGGAACTCGCTGAACGACTCGGCAACGCCGGATTCCGTTGGCTGGTGGAAGCAGCCGACGTCGACGACCCGATCGTCGCCGACCGGCTTGCGCAGTTCGAAACGGAGCTCACCGGACTACGCGGGCTGTGCCGAAAAGTGGTGGAGGACCACGAAAGCGGGACGTCGGGGCCCGCCGACGCATCGGTGGTCAAGCTCGTCTACAGCGAACTGCTGCAGAAGATGACCGATTTCGCCGTGGAGATCGGCGGGCTGCCAGTACACACCGAGTTGGCCAAACCGATGTCCAGCGGCTGGGAGTCGGGCGCCTGGATGCTCGACTTCATCGGATCGTGGGAGTGGACCATTCCCGGTGGTGCCAGCGAGATTCAACGCACGATCATCGGCGAGCGCGGTCTGGGTCTGCCGCGGGAACCGAGCGCCGCCTGATGTCCGAATTCGCTGAGTTCCATGCCGAGTTGCGCTCCGTCGCGGGCGATCTGCTCGCCAAGGACCGCACGGTCGAGTGGCCGGCGCTCGTCGACGCCGGGTGGGTCGGTCTCGAGATCCCCGAACAGTTCGGCGGGGCAGGCGCCACGTTCGCCGAGACCGCGGTCATCTGCGAGGAGATCGGCCGGGCGGCCAGCGCCACCAGCTATCTGGGCAGCGCCGTGCTGGCGGTCGGAACACTGAACGCATTGCAGCCCAGCGATGTTCGCGATCAACTGCTGACCGACATTGCCTCCGGTGGCGTGCGCACCGCCGTCGCACTCGACGGCACGGATTTCGTGCCCGACGCCGACGGCGCCGACCAAGTGCTGGTGGTCGCCGAAAACGGCGTCACCGTTGGGACGCACACCGCGACGCCCACGCCGGTGGTGGACGAGACCCGCAGGCTCGCTGCCGTCACACCGACCGGCGGCGAAACGCTGCTATTCGACGGCGACCCGTCGACCGCGATCCAAGGCCTTCGCGACCGGGCCGCCGTCGCCGTAGCCTGCGACAGCCTCGGGGTCTCGGAGGCGATGTTGGCGGCGACCGTCGGCTACGCAAAGGTGCGCCACCAGTTCGGCAGGCCCATCGGATCGTTCCAGGCCGTCAAGCACGCCTGTGCCGACATGCTGGTCAGCATCACCGTCTCGCGCCAACTCGTCACCGCCGCGGTACAAGCCATCGCCGAGAACCAAGACGCCAAGGTGGCCGCCGCGATGGCGAAGTCACATGCCTGCGGCGCCGCCGTCGACATCGCGGGTAAGGCCATGCAGTTGCACGGCGGCATCGGATACACGTGGGAGAGCGGCATCCACGTTTACCTCAAACGCGCCGCACTCAACCGTTCGCTGTTCGGATCGCCTGCAGCACACCGCCGAGAGCTAGCCAAACGTTATAGATAAGAGGGAGTTTCGCATGGGTGTACCTGTTTACAAGCGGATCTTGGATCTGTTCGAGGCCGAGGGGATCAACACGATTTTCGGTATTCCGGATCCGAATTTCGTGCATATGTTCGCTGAGGCTGACGCGCGGGGTTGGTCGGTGGTGGCGCCGCATCATGAGCTCAGTGCGGGGTTCATGGCCGAGGCGGCGTCGCGGATGACGGGTAAGCCGGGGCTGTGTATCGGCACGCTGGGCCCGGGGATGGCCAACATCGCCGGGGCGATCCAGTGCGCGCTGGTGGAGAACTCCCCGGTGATCTTCCTCGGCGGGCAGCGGGCCCGCGTCACCGAGCGCCGGGTACGGCGCGGCCGCATCCAATTCGTCCAGCAGGAACCGCTTTTCGAGGCGTCGGTGAAGTTCAGCAGTTCGATCGAGTACGCCGATCAGACTGACGAGATCATCCGCGAAGCCATCCGTCGCGCCATGTCCGGTACGCCCGGACCGAGCTATGTCGAGTTCCCGTCGCATGTCATCCTCGAAGAACTCGACGTGGCGGATCCGTTGCCGCCGCACCGGTACCGGCTGGTGAATCAGGGTGCGGGCGCCCCGGAAGTCGCGGCGGCCGCGAAGCTGATCCGTGAGGCGAAGAGCCCGATCCTGTTGGTGGGCCATGGTGTGCACACCTCGCGTACCCAACACGAGGTCAAGCAGCTCGCGGAGTTGATGAACTGCCCGGTGATCCAGACCTCCGGCGGGACGTCCTACATTCCGGGACTGCAGGATCGGACGTTTCCGTATCTGTTTTCGCCGGCGGCCAATGAGGCCGTCGAGGAGTCCGACCTGTGTGTGGCGCTGGGCACCGAACTCGGTGAGCCGATGCATTACGGCAAGACCCAGCACTGGGCCGCTGGCGACGCCGCCCGCAAGTGGATCTACGTCGAGCAGGACCCGGTCGCGATCGGGGTGAACCGCCAGTTCGATGTGCCGCTGGTCGGCGATCTGCGCGGGGTGGTGCCGCAGTTGGTTGAGGCGCTCAAAGACACCCCGCGTCCGGCGTCGCCGAACCTGGACCGTCTGGTCAAGGCTGATGCTGAGGAACTGGCCCAGCTCGCGGAGTCTGCGCCGTCGGGGCGGTCGCCGATTCACCCGGCGCGCTATGTCGTGGAGGCCACCAAGGCGTTCAACGAACTCGATGACGCGATCCTCGTGCGCGACGGTGGGGCGACGGTGATCTTTCAGTGGACCTACTCGCAGTCCAAACCGCGTGATGTGATCTGGAATCAGAACTTCGGTCACCTCGGTACCGGGCTGCCGTATGCGATCGGGGCGTCGGTGGCTGAGGGCCGCAAACGGCCGGTGATGCTGCTGACCTCTGATTCGGCGTTTTTGTTCCACATCGCTGAGTTGGAGACCGCCGCCCGCGAGGGTGTGCCGCTGGTGTGTGTGGTCGGCGTTGATCATCAGTGGGGTCTGGAGGTCGGGGTGTACAAGCGCACCTTCGAACAACCCTCGCCGCAGCCCGGTGTGCATTGGAGCAAGGACGTGCGTCTGGACAAGGTCGCCGAGGGGTTCGGGTGCCACGGCGAATACGTCGAAAAGGACGACGAGATCGCACCCGCGATCGCGCGTGCCTACGCCAGCGGCAAAGTCGGTGTGGTGCACGTGTGCATCGACCCCAAGGCCAACTCCGAGGAGATGCCCAAATACGACCGATTCCGCACCTGGTATGCAGAAGGCACCCAGTAGGCCAAGGATTTAGGAGAAGCTAGAGCCATGCGTGAATATCTGAAGTTCTACATCGACGGCAAGTGGGTCGACCCGGTCGAGCCCAAGACCCTGGACGTCGACAACCCGACCACCGAGCAGGTTTCCGGCAAGATCGCGATCGGTTCCGCGGCCGACGTCGACAAGGCGGTCAAGGCGGCGAAGAAGGCATTCGCCACCTGGTCGGTGAGCACCCGCGAAGAGCGTCTCGACCTCCTGCAGGCGATCCAGGCCGAGTATCAGAAGCGGTCGGCGGACCTCGGCGAAGCGGTGTCCGAGGAAATGGGTGCGCCGCCGTCGCTGGGTTCGGGCACGCAGGTCTACCTCGGCTTGGGGCATCTCAACGGCGCCATCGACGCGCTGAAGAACTTCGAGTTCGAAGTGCCGCGCGGTAAAGCGATGATCTTCAAAGAGCCGATCGGTGTATGCGGCCTCATCACCCCGTGGAACTGGCCGATCAACCAGATCGCATGCAAGGTGTTCCCGGCACTCGCGACCGGTTGCACGATGGTGCTCAAGCCGTCGGAGGTCGCGCCGTATTCCGGCCAGATCTTCACCGAGGTGCTCGACGCCGCCGGTGTGCCCGCGGGCGTGTACAACATGGTGTTCGGTGACGGCGCCGGTGTGGGCGCGGCGATCTCGAGCCACCCCGACGTCGACATGGTGTCCTTCACCGGGTCGACGCGCGCGGGCGTCGAAGTCGCGAAGAATGCGGCGCCGACGGTCAAGCGCGTGACGCAGGAACTCGGCGGCAAGAGCCCGAACATCGTGCTCGACGACGAGAACTTCGCGCAGAACGTGACCGCGGGCGTGCTGGCGATGATGCCCAACTCGGGTCAGAGCTGCAACGCGCCGTCGCGCATGCTCGTGCCGAAGTCGCGTAAGGACGAAGCCATCGCCGCCGCCAAGGCCGCCGCCGAACAGGTCAAGGTGGGCGACCCCTCGGACAAGACGGCGATCGGACCGGTCGCGTCGAAGGCGCAGTTCGACAAGATCCAGGGCCTGATCCAGAAGGGTATCGACGAGGGCGCGACGCTGGTCGCGGGTGGTCTCGGCCGGCCCGACGGGATCGACAAGGGGTACTACGTCAAGCCGACGGTGTTCGCCGACGTCACCAACGACATGACGATCGCGCGTGAGGAGATCTTCGGCCCGGTGCTGTGCATCCTCACCTACGACGACATCGACGACGCCATCGAGATCGCCAACGACACCGATTACGGGTTGGCGGGCTACGTCTCGGGCGCCGACCTCGAGGCGGCTCGTGCGGTGGCACGCCGGATTCGCGCCGGACAGGTCGCGATCAACCACGCGTTCGACCTGAACACGCCGTTCGGCGGCTACAAGCGCAGCGGCAACGGTCGCGAATGGAGTGAGTTCGGCTTCGACGAGTATCTGGAGATCAAGGGCACGCTGGGCTACGCACCGGCCTGACGTTTAGGCGCTCGAGACTACGGTTTCTGACGGATTTCAGCCGAATCTCGTCAGAAACCGTAGTTTCGGCGGCTTTAGGTCTTGAGCAGCGGCCGCAGATCGTCCAAGCGGTCGAAGAGGTGCCAGATGTACGACGACGACCCGTTCTCGCGGTTGGCATGCAGATCCGCGAGTTCGGGGTCGTTGCAATAGCCGTCGAATGCTTCCCTGGAATCCCATTCGACGAGGATCAGCACCTTGCGCGGTTCGATGTCGCCGGTGATCGCGTCGCTGAACTGACCGAGCGCAACGACGCGGCCGCCGTGCTTGGCGACCTCTTGCGGTGAGCGCCTCGAATACGCCAGGTACTCCGCGCGGTCGGCGATGTCGAAAAGGTTGAGCGCGTAAATCGTCACGTCCGTGACGGTACAAGGCGGCGCCACCTCTTTGGCGCGAGCAGACGCGAAACCCCCCTTTTTGGGACAAATTTGGGGGTGTTTGCGTCTGCTCGGCAGCGGGGGTGCTGAGCTAGGCGATCTTCAGCGAGTCGGCGCCGCCGACGTAGACGATCCCGGACGGGTTCGCGGCGTTGGCGGCGTTGACAATCGCATTGGCGAACGTGGGGTCGCTGGCATCGCCGGAAACGACGGTGAGATGCACACCGGCGCTGCGGAATTCCGAACGCATCGCATACAGGGCCGTCTCGC
The nucleotide sequence above comes from Mycolicibacterium moriokaense. Encoded proteins:
- a CDS encoding Gfo/Idh/MocA family protein, producing MKVAVIGTGFGKHAAAPVYESLGFEVEVVSPRDAAEVQRAIASDVDLVSVHSPPFMHYDHVMAALGHGHAVLCDKPFGRNADEAEAMRDAANHVGVPHFLNFEFRFNEAWTKLKELADGGAIGTPKHLSWTFFGSGLRGRKYGWINDRDLGGGWIGAYGSHLIDYTRWLFGGEIIDCGGVVRIDGSPPEATAEDAYSAWFAMDNGCTATHDTGFAAAVPIAPRATLLGSDGTIELTADTTLVVHGQENETFQFAPPPRRSPPPALSAFLGRVADALRTGDRITPSFDDGVAVAQVMDMLKAKVA
- a CDS encoding aldehyde dehydrogenase family protein, producing MREYLKFYIDGKWVDPVEPKTLDVDNPTTEQVSGKIAIGSAADVDKAVKAAKKAFATWSVSTREERLDLLQAIQAEYQKRSADLGEAVSEEMGAPPSLGSGTQVYLGLGHLNGAIDALKNFEFEVPRGKAMIFKEPIGVCGLITPWNWPINQIACKVFPALATGCTMVLKPSEVAPYSGQIFTEVLDAAGVPAGVYNMVFGDGAGVGAAISSHPDVDMVSFTGSTRAGVEVAKNAAPTVKRVTQELGGKSPNIVLDDENFAQNVTAGVLAMMPNSGQSCNAPSRMLVPKSRKDEAIAAAKAAAEQVKVGDPSDKTAIGPVASKAQFDKIQGLIQKGIDEGATLVAGGLGRPDGIDKGYYVKPTVFADVTNDMTIAREEIFGPVLCILTYDDIDDAIEIANDTDYGLAGYVSGADLEAARAVARRIRAGQVAINHAFDLNTPFGGYKRSGNGREWSEFGFDEYLEIKGTLGYAPA
- a CDS encoding acyl-CoA dehydrogenase family protein; the protein is MILDLSDDAKEYGREALRAFESAGGDQLVQQAEAKPDARESLAGPVLAGLGAWELDPRTDADGLEASAALCRSAGYWAVPYPVAERLAAPTDLDVDGLVVIGGARPSAAIGGLESRWAAVTLDGQRSNVTGKGATGPAFVAELQLAAVDEEGTADVALGLVLPCWTLLGMLDRAIELTVAHVSLRKQFGQTLSSFQGVQFQLTDAEVERSGLDILAKYALWSIATDSPDALNDALALRMSAIEAAEVVFRVCHQLHGAVGFCDETTLSWLSRYSQPLRRLPLGLSATRDELTRRVGSTGLTGLFS
- a CDS encoding thiamine pyrophosphate-binding protein encodes the protein MGVPVYKRILDLFEAEGINTIFGIPDPNFVHMFAEADARGWSVVAPHHELSAGFMAEAASRMTGKPGLCIGTLGPGMANIAGAIQCALVENSPVIFLGGQRARVTERRVRRGRIQFVQQEPLFEASVKFSSSIEYADQTDEIIREAIRRAMSGTPGPSYVEFPSHVILEELDVADPLPPHRYRLVNQGAGAPEVAAAAKLIREAKSPILLVGHGVHTSRTQHEVKQLAELMNCPVIQTSGGTSYIPGLQDRTFPYLFSPAANEAVEESDLCVALGTELGEPMHYGKTQHWAAGDAARKWIYVEQDPVAIGVNRQFDVPLVGDLRGVVPQLVEALKDTPRPASPNLDRLVKADAEELAQLAESAPSGRSPIHPARYVVEATKAFNELDDAILVRDGGATVIFQWTYSQSKPRDVIWNQNFGHLGTGLPYAIGASVAEGRKRPVMLLTSDSAFLFHIAELETAAREGVPLVCVVGVDHQWGLEVGVYKRTFEQPSPQPGVHWSKDVRLDKVAEGFGCHGEYVEKDDEIAPAIARAYASGKVGVVHVCIDPKANSEEMPKYDRFRTWYAEGTQ
- a CDS encoding acyl-CoA dehydrogenase family protein, translated to MSEFAEFHAELRSVAGDLLAKDRTVEWPALVDAGWVGLEIPEQFGGAGATFAETAVICEEIGRAASATSYLGSAVLAVGTLNALQPSDVRDQLLTDIASGGVRTAVALDGTDFVPDADGADQVLVVAENGVTVGTHTATPTPVVDETRRLAAVTPTGGETLLFDGDPSTAIQGLRDRAAVAVACDSLGVSEAMLAATVGYAKVRHQFGRPIGSFQAVKHACADMLVSITVSRQLVTAAVQAIAENQDAKVAAAMAKSHACGAAVDIAGKAMQLHGGIGYTWESGIHVYLKRAALNRSLFGSPAAHRRELAKRYR
- a CDS encoding acyl-CoA dehydrogenase family protein, which codes for MTDDLDAFRQHVRAWCAEHIPRDWRAAQTGATNEEFVAFQKDWFATLHSAGFAVPHWPKEWGGGLGTAEQVVLYQELAAHDAPRLVLAFVGIHHAASTLLVAGTDEQRRRHLPAILDGEIWVQGFSEPEAGSDLASLRTSARRNGDTFVVNGQKLWASGGKHADWCLLLARTDPEAPKRKGISYFLLDMKTPGIEVRPIRNAIGDSHFCEIFLNDVVIPESNLVGAENAGWQVAQATLGAERGMTMLELAERLGNAGFRWLVEAADVDDPIVADRLAQFETELTGLRGLCRKVVEDHESGTSGPADASVVKLVYSELLQKMTDFAVEIGGLPVHTELAKPMSSGWESGAWMLDFIGSWEWTIPGGASEIQRTIIGERGLGLPREPSAA
- a CDS encoding acyl-CoA dehydrogenase family protein; translated protein: MDFEMGQRATELRSELRELVKSHVPEHFLGAFTDDPADLETAQAFCRLLAERNLLCLAWPEEFGGGGASVWEQTVVREEMWAHHEPRGAQYMGVNWVGPIIMRHGTEEQQRKHLPPIARGEVIWCQGFSEPESGSDLASLRTTARRDGDGWLVSGQKIWTSYATMAQWCFLLARTSKGEKKQQGLTIFLVPMDDPAIQVRPIRCMMGPHHLNEVFFDDLRVTEADVLGTVDAGWSIVQDVMSFERVGIARYARSERLLAAAPTVLGDRWDDLPAELRGRWVRMLTHCRRARLLAYRIVELQSSGRIQPGDAAAYRIAVTKLDQDSAEVLMDIAAEVSHDDPRAKWFLGEVDDHWKYSQASTVSSGSIEMQRILLSRTMLAGATK
- a CDS encoding CaiB/BaiF CoA transferase family protein, translated to MPSGPLTGVRVVDLTAVVMGPYCTQIMADMGADVVKIEPPEGDIVRYVAEGPAPGMNGVFINVNRGKRSVVLDLRTEEGTATLRALIETADVFIHSMRAKAIAKLGFDYDSVAAINPKIIYANCYGYSRRGPDAERPAYDDTIQAECGLPAVQKELTGDATYVATIMADKVTGLTALYAIMMALFHRERTGEGQEVEVSMFETMASFMLVEHANGAMFDPPLGPAIYPRTVAPNRRPYKTKDGYVAALIYNDKHWNAFIASVQPAWNCDEFATLAQRAKQIDRVYGLLAQTMLERTTAEWLALFAELEIPATPINTLDSLFDSPQLNAAGLFETVDTPQGPVKFPGVPTWFSHTPGRVAGPAPLLGEHTVEILAELGLDGAETTLSDRNRSESVNNRSFGAAEAG
- a CDS encoding DUF1330 domain-containing protein, which translates into the protein MTIYALNLFDIADRAEYLAYSRRSPQEVAKHGGRVVALGQFSDAITGDIEPRKVLILVEWDSREAFDGYCNDPELADLHANRENGSSSYIWHLFDRLDDLRPLLKT